The following coding sequences lie in one Eubacterium ventriosum genomic window:
- a CDS encoding MBOAT family O-acyltransferase yields MGFNTLSFIPFLLIVILLYFTIFRKCQWVFLLLASIAFYLFAGPKYIIFIFISSLSTYTLARKIQKLHDDESRITKTREFSSKEAKKAFKKRFTKRRKRILLLDFAINLGILCVIKYTDFILSGVSSVLGKFGLDWSKEFNFVLPLGISFYTFMVVGYILDIYWKRYRAETNYLKLALFTMYFPHIVQGPIGRYNKLAPQFFADHPFDYDRVTKGFQLILWGYFEKMVISDRLQTFTNGALAKWDQITGFPLILAISLFSIQMYLDWMGCMDIAHGVSEIFGINLDKNFWHPFFSKNMPEFWRRWHISLGAWFKDYLLYPVSMSALCKKINKFTRKKWGNQVSRSLSVVIPASCVWIVTGVWHGAASCFVLWGIYHGILIVSSGLFEIPIQKLCKFLHMDTECFSFNLFRMARTFMLSTIGRIFFAVSAGFTTFFEFLKRMFNFRQFGLHTLLDESLYSYGLDQHNFTLAMLLVALVWGVSMLQEKFNKDGMTIRDVIAKQNILFRWLLYLALIAGILVFGMYGSGYNAGAFFYGKF; encoded by the coding sequence ATGGGTTTTAACACATTATCATTTATCCCTTTTCTATTAATTGTTATACTATTATATTTTACAATATTTAGAAAATGTCAGTGGGTATTTTTACTTTTGGCAAGTATAGCATTTTATTTATTTGCCGGACCAAAATACATAATATTTATTTTTATTTCATCACTTAGCACATATACATTGGCAAGAAAGATTCAGAAGTTACACGACGATGAAAGCAGAATTACAAAGACAAGAGAGTTTTCTTCAAAGGAAGCTAAGAAGGCTTTTAAGAAAAGATTTACTAAGAGAAGAAAAAGAATTTTACTTCTTGACTTTGCAATAAATCTTGGAATTTTATGTGTAATTAAATATACTGATTTTATTTTGTCAGGAGTTTCTTCAGTTCTTGGAAAATTTGGACTTGACTGGAGTAAGGAGTTTAATTTTGTATTACCTTTAGGAATATCTTTCTATACATTTATGGTAGTTGGATATATTCTTGATATTTATTGGAAAAGATATAGAGCAGAGACTAATTATTTGAAACTGGCATTGTTTACAATGTATTTTCCACATATAGTACAGGGACCTATTGGTCGTTATAATAAGTTGGCACCACAGTTTTTTGCAGATCATCCATTTGATTATGACAGAGTAACTAAGGGATTCCAGTTAATTCTCTGGGGTTACTTTGAAAAAATGGTTATTTCTGACAGATTGCAGACTTTTACTAATGGTGCTCTTGCAAAATGGGACCAGATTACAGGTTTCCCACTTATTCTTGCAATATCATTGTTCTCAATTCAGATGTATTTGGATTGGATGGGATGTATGGATATTGCTCATGGCGTATCGGAAATATTTGGCATTAATTTGGACAAGAACTTCTGGCATCCGTTCTTCTCAAAGAATATGCCGGAATTCTGGAGAAGATGGCATATTTCACTTGGTGCATGGTTTAAGGATTATTTATTATATCCTGTATCAATGTCAGCATTGTGTAAGAAGATTAATAAATTCACAAGAAAGAAATGGGGCAATCAGGTTTCACGTTCACTTTCAGTTGTAATCCCTGCATCATGTGTATGGATTGTTACAGGTGTTTGGCACGGAGCGGCAAGTTGTTTTGTACTTTGGGGCATTTACCACGGTATTTTAATCGTATCAAGTGGATTGTTTGAAATTCCAATTCAAAAATTATGCAAGTTCTTGCATATGGATACAGAATGTTTCAGCTTTAATCTTTTCAGAATGGCAAGAACATTTATGTTATCAACTATTGGACGTATATTCTTTGCAGTTTCTGCAGGATTTACAACATTCTTTGAATTTTTAAAGAGAATGTTTAATTTCAGACAGTTTGGACTTCATACTCTTTTGGATGAAAGCTTGTATTCTTATGGACTTGACCAGCATAATTTCACATTGGCAATGCTTTTAGTTGCATTAGTTTGGGGTGTAAGTATGTTGCAGGAAAAATTTAACAAGGACGGAATGACAATAAGAGATGTTATTGCAAAACAGAATATTTTATTCAGATGGTTATTGTACTTAGCTCTTATTGCAGGTATTCTTGTATTTGGAATGTACGGTTCAGGATATAATGCAGGTGCATTTTTCTATGGTAAGTTCTAA
- a CDS encoding SLC13 family permease, whose translation MSKTKQRIYLIIGPVIFVLCCLAIPKSAFPVLAERAAIGTVAWMAFWWVTAPIDYAVTAFLPIAINALVTMCDMSAVISNYASETILLLLGASILTVSWEETGLDKRIAASLLGLIGDNLRIQLIFWFMLSTLLSAILPNAVVCATITPIAVSMLKYIGEGDIANSRIGSKLLLYIAYGAGLGGLTSPLGGAMNLVTVDYLQQLTGKEYMYASWVVRFLPIMIVLLLINIIFMIRDVKKGESLGGSREYFKKEYKKFPPTTIEEKISLALFIIATVLAFTRQFYQNLLPGLKPAYVFIICAILSFLITRSDGERLMLWKSVQTKIIWEMIYIFAGGLAVGTLINESGAAERIGELVSGMGLTGGLTTVFVIVTVTLLMSDVTSNTATAAVAIPIVISIVKGMGLNPIPYVYVASVGVNLSYMLPTSIRAIPVGYGLQPKYMLKEGWKMTVFIIVSMTIVCTLLLKFWPAFSTV comes from the coding sequence ATGTCAAAAACAAAACAGCGAATTTATTTAATAATAGGACCAGTCATATTTGTATTATGTTGTCTTGCAATACCTAAAAGTGCTTTTCCGGTGTTAGCGGAAAGAGCGGCAATAGGTACTGTTGCATGGATGGCATTTTGGTGGGTAACAGCACCTATAGATTATGCAGTAACAGCATTTCTTCCAATAGCGATTAATGCTTTAGTGACAATGTGTGACATGTCTGCAGTAATATCAAATTATGCTTCAGAAACTATCTTGTTATTATTAGGAGCATCAATTCTTACTGTTTCATGGGAAGAAACAGGACTTGATAAGAGAATAGCAGCATCTTTACTGGGATTAATCGGTGATAATTTAAGAATTCAGTTAATATTCTGGTTTATGCTTTCAACTTTATTGTCGGCAATTTTGCCTAACGCAGTTGTATGTGCAACAATTACACCAATTGCAGTGTCAATGTTAAAATATATCGGTGAAGGAGATATTGCAAATAGCCGTATAGGTTCAAAGTTATTGTTATATATTGCATATGGTGCAGGTCTTGGAGGACTTACATCACCACTTGGCGGTGCAATGAATCTTGTGACAGTTGATTATTTACAACAGTTAACAGGTAAGGAATATATGTATGCATCATGGGTTGTAAGATTCCTTCCTATTATGATTGTTCTTTTATTAATAAATATTATATTTATGATAAGAGATGTTAAAAAAGGAGAAAGCCTTGGTGGTTCAAGAGAGTATTTTAAGAAAGAGTACAAGAAGTTTCCACCAACAACTATAGAGGAAAAAATCTCTTTGGCTTTATTTATAATTGCTACAGTATTGGCATTTACAAGACAGTTCTATCAGAATTTATTGCCGGGACTTAAGCCTGCATATGTATTTATTATATGTGCAATTTTATCATTTTTAATAACACGTTCTGATGGAGAAAGGCTTATGCTTTGGAAGTCAGTTCAGACAAAAATTATTTGGGAAATGATTTATATCTTCGCAGGGGGTCTTGCAGTTGGTACATTAATTAATGAATCAGGGGCAGCAGAAAGAATTGGTGAATTAGTATCAGGCATGGGACTTACAGGTGGTCTTACAACAGTATTTGTTATTGTTACAGTTACATTATTAATGTCAGACGTAACATCTAATACTGCAACAGCGGCAGTTGCAATTCCTATTGTAATCTCAATTGTAAAAGGTATGGGACTGAATCCTATTCCATATGTATATGTTGCATCAGTTGGTGTAAACTTATCATATATGCTTCCAACATCTATTAGAGCAATTCCTGTTGGATACGGATTACAGCCTAAGTATATGCTTAAGGAAGGTTGGAAGATGACAGTATTTATTATTGTATCAATGACAATCGTATGTACATTATTACTTAAATTCTGGCCTGCATTTAGTACAGTTTAA
- a CDS encoding phosphopantetheine-binding protein, producing MKDKIKEIILSVNPGMDVEDEDFNIAEDMDSMDILALMEELEDAFDIEITMEEKNEENFSSIDALAEMIERLQQ from the coding sequence ATGAAAGATAAGATTAAAGAAATTATTTTAAGTGTAAATCCCGGCATGGATGTTGAAGATGAGGATTTTAACATTGCAGAAGATATGGACTCAATGGATATTCTTGCATTAATGGAAGAATTAGAGGACGCTTTTGATATTGAAATTACAATGGAAGAAAAGAATGAAGAGAACTTTAGCAGCATTGATGCATTAGCAGAAATGATTGAAAGACTTCAGCAATAA
- the dtd gene encoding D-aminoacyl-tRNA deacylase: MRFVIQRVNEASVKVDNKEIGSINKGFLVLIGVSNEDTKEIADKMIKKMINLRIFDDADGKTNLALKDVNGELLLVSQFTLYADCKKGNRPSFINAGKPDMANEMYEYIISKCKEEIEVVEQGEFGADMKVSLLNDGPFTIVLDSSEICK, translated from the coding sequence ATGCGTTTTGTAATACAGAGAGTAAATGAAGCTTCCGTAAAGGTTGATAATAAAGAGATAGGTTCAATTAACAAGGGATTTCTTGTTTTAATTGGTGTGTCTAATGAAGACACTAAAGAGATTGCCGACAAGATGATTAAGAAAATGATTAATCTTAGAATATTTGATGATGCTGATGGAAAAACTAATCTTGCACTTAAGGATGTTAACGGAGAGTTGTTATTGGTATCCCAGTTTACTCTTTATGCTGATTGCAAAAAGGGTAACAGGCCATCATTTATTAATGCTGGAAAACCTGATATGGCAAATGAAATGTATGAATACATTATTTCAAAGTGCAAGGAAGAAATAGAGGTTGTTGAGCAGGGTGAGTTTGGAGCAGATATGAAAGTAAGTCTTTTAAATGACGGACCTTTCACTATTGTTCTTGACAGTTCTGAAATATGCAAATAA
- the queA gene encoding tRNA preQ1(34) S-adenosylmethionine ribosyltransferase-isomerase QueA, translating into MSLHDYYYDLPEELIAQDPLEDRSSSRLMVLDKDTGEIEHHIFKDIIDYLNPNDCLVINDTKVIPARLYGSKVGTDAKIEVLLLKRKENDVWETLVKPGKKCKPGTVISFGDGILTGEVIDVVEEGNRLIKFTYEGIFEEVLDKLGEMPLPPYITHKLEDKNRYQTVYAKYEGSAAAPTAGLHFTKELLEKIKEKGIKIAHVTLHVGLGTFRPVKVENILEHHMHSEFYMVDEEDANMINECRANGGRVIAVGTTSTRTLETVTDENGIVHSGSGWTQIFIYPGYQFKAIDCLITNFHLPESTLLMLVSALAGRENVLNAYNKAVEEKYRFFSFGDAMFIKE; encoded by the coding sequence ATGAGTTTACATGATTATTATTATGATTTGCCTGAAGAATTAATAGCACAGGATCCTTTAGAGGACAGAAGCAGTTCAAGATTAATGGTTCTTGATAAGGACACAGGCGAAATAGAACATCATATATTTAAGGATATTATAGATTATTTGAATCCAAATGATTGTTTGGTAATTAATGATACAAAGGTTATTCCTGCAAGATTATATGGAAGCAAGGTTGGCACTGATGCAAAGATTGAAGTGTTGCTTCTAAAGAGAAAGGAAAACGATGTTTGGGAAACATTAGTTAAGCCGGGAAAGAAATGCAAGCCGGGTACTGTTATAAGTTTTGGTGACGGAATTTTAACGGGCGAGGTTATTGATGTTGTTGAAGAAGGCAACAGATTAATTAAGTTTACTTATGAAGGTATTTTTGAAGAAGTGTTGGATAAGCTTGGAGAAATGCCACTTCCACCATATATAACACATAAACTTGAAGACAAAAACAGATATCAGACAGTTTATGCAAAATACGAAGGTTCAGCGGCTGCACCAACAGCAGGTCTTCATTTTACAAAAGAGTTATTAGAAAAGATTAAAGAAAAAGGTATTAAAATAGCTCACGTTACATTACATGTTGGTCTTGGAACTTTCAGACCGGTTAAGGTTGAAAATATTCTTGAACACCATATGCATTCTGAATTTTATATGGTTGACGAGGAAGATGCAAATATGATTAATGAGTGCAGGGCTAATGGCGGCAGAGTTATTGCTGTTGGAACTACAAGCACAAGAACATTGGAAACTGTAACAGACGAAAATGGTATTGTACATTCTGGAAGTGGATGGACACAGATATTTATTTATCCTGGATATCAGTTTAAGGCTATTGATTGCCTTATTACTAATTTCCATTTGCCTGAATCAACATTATTAATGCTTGTTTCAGCGTTGGCCGGAAGAGAGAACGTTCTTAATGCATACAATAAGGCTGTAGAAGAAAAATACAGATTTTTTAGTTTTGGCGATGCAATGTTTATAAAGGAATAG
- a CDS encoding class I adenylate-forming enzyme family protein yields MSYSSILEAIKSASEITPDKICLGDKKNKVTYKQFWKMINKGASFLEENGVKKGDVVVLKGAQKVEYLFAMFSIQLLGAVACPLEKAVKEDRILEIMDFVETDYFLDKKKLKNENKKSISLKDMFNEAIDFDSYEVEYKFDLPKEDDLSEILFTTGTTGKSKGIKIVYRNNVAIAQNVSEAIGITNDDVEMVTAPMNHSMALRRTYTVFYKGGTVVLTDGVKFIEDFFKLLDMYNVTGLTFAPAILEQLLKFAKDRFGTYSDRLRYIQLGSAPLSEKAKETLKEMFPNTKLFNIYGATESGCTVSLEFSKYGDKKGSIGKPNVNAEIIFVDDNRNIVKASAQNPGNLAFKGAMNMPGYLKEPEITKEVMDDEGTLYTNDLGYMGEDGFVYLLGRKGDVINMGGIKIAPSEIEEVVAQNEMIKECACIPIPDEITGEAPKLFIVINEGFEYDEKSLHRFMLEKLEAIRVPKVVQVIDALPRTFNGKVIKRMLKEM; encoded by the coding sequence ATGAGTTACAGTTCAATTTTGGAAGCTATAAAGAGTGCTTCAGAAATAACTCCTGACAAAATATGCTTAGGAGACAAAAAAAATAAAGTTACATATAAACAGTTTTGGAAAATGATTAACAAAGGGGCTTCATTTTTGGAAGAAAATGGAGTGAAAAAAGGAGACGTTGTTGTTTTAAAGGGAGCCCAGAAGGTTGAGTATCTTTTTGCAATGTTTTCAATTCAGCTTTTAGGTGCAGTTGCATGCCCACTTGAAAAAGCAGTTAAGGAAGACAGGATTCTTGAAATTATGGATTTTGTTGAAACAGATTATTTCCTTGATAAGAAGAAATTAAAGAATGAAAACAAGAAATCAATTAGCTTAAAAGATATGTTTAATGAAGCAATTGATTTTGATAGCTATGAGGTTGAATATAAGTTTGATTTGCCTAAGGAAGATGATTTGTCAGAGATTCTTTTTACAACAGGAACAACAGGTAAGTCAAAGGGAATTAAGATTGTTTATAGAAATAATGTTGCCATAGCACAGAATGTTAGCGAAGCAATTGGCATAACAAATGATGATGTGGAAATGGTTACAGCACCAATGAATCATTCTATGGCACTTAGAAGAACTTATACAGTTTTCTACAAAGGTGGAACTGTAGTTTTAACAGACGGAGTTAAGTTTATTGAAGATTTCTTTAAACTTCTTGATATGTATAATGTTACAGGTCTTACATTTGCACCTGCTATACTTGAACAGTTACTTAAGTTCGCAAAGGACAGATTTGGAACATATAGTGACAGACTTAGATATATTCAGTTAGGTTCAGCACCGTTAAGTGAAAAAGCTAAGGAAACTTTAAAAGAGATGTTCCCTAATACTAAGTTGTTTAATATCTATGGTGCAACAGAATCAGGATGTACAGTAAGTCTTGAGTTTAGTAAGTATGGAGATAAGAAGGGCAGTATTGGTAAGCCTAATGTTAATGCTGAAATTATTTTCGTTGACGATAATAGAAATATTGTTAAGGCTTCAGCACAGAATCCGGGCAATCTTGCTTTTAAGGGAGCAATGAATATGCCGGGATATTTGAAAGAGCCTGAGATTACAAAAGAAGTAATGGATGATGAAGGAACTCTTTACACTAACGATTTAGGTTATATGGGTGAAGACGGATTTGTTTATTTGCTTGGAAGAAAAGGCGATGTAATTAATATGGGGGGAATTAAGATTGCACCATCTGAAATAGAAGAAGTTGTAGCACAGAATGAAATGATTAAGGAATGTGCATGTATTCCAATTCCTGATGAAATTACAGGGGAAGCACCTAAGCTTTTCATTGTAATTAATGAAGGTTTTGAATATGACGAAAAATCTTTACATAGATTTATGCTTGAAAAGCTTGAAGCTATCAGAGTTCCAAAGGTAGTACAGGTTATTGATGCATTACCAAGAACTTTTAATGGAAAAGTTATCAAGCGTATGCTTAAGGAAATGTAG
- the aroA gene encoding 3-phosphoshikimate 1-carboxyvinyltransferase translates to MEKYTVKKLNKKNNINVSVPGSKSITNRALMLAAMSDGICTLNGVLFSSDSRAFLDCLISLGFSVQIDEESANVVIKGENGRIPNRKATINVQSAGTAARFMTVFLAVAGGDYTLQSSEQMKKRPMSELLGSLTAKGVEIKCLEEEGHFPFEIHSKGIKSGNIKIDTTTSSQYASALLMASVMNGMNVELTGSRVDGAYIKITTNMLKQFDIDFDREGNTYIIKKQSYICNVYNVEPDMSAACYFYAMAAILGVKSIVKGIHKDSMQGDIKFIYALERIGCVITDKPEGLEVDGISAVGYEGIDIDMSDFSDQALTMAVVAAFGKTETRIRNIGHIRGQESDRVQVIVNELNRMGCDAKIVEEGGSTDVIITPGKLHGAEIETYDDHRVAMSFAVAGLAVDGIVIKNPMCCRKTFENYFDVLETIEKEDE, encoded by the coding sequence ATGGAAAAATATACAGTAAAGAAATTAAACAAAAAAAATAATATAAATGTGTCAGTGCCGGGCTCTAAAAGTATCACTAACAGAGCTTTAATGCTGGCGGCTATGTCAGATGGCATATGCACACTTAACGGTGTATTGTTTAGCAGTGATTCAAGAGCTTTTCTTGACTGTCTTATTTCATTAGGTTTTAGTGTTCAGATAGATGAAGAAAGTGCTAATGTAGTGATTAAGGGTGAAAATGGAAGAATCCCTAACAGGAAGGCTACAATTAATGTTCAAAGTGCAGGAACAGCAGCAAGATTCATGACTGTTTTTCTTGCTGTGGCAGGTGGTGACTATACTCTTCAATCTTCAGAACAGATGAAGAAGCGTCCAATGAGTGAGCTTCTAGGTAGCCTGACAGCTAAGGGTGTAGAGATTAAGTGCTTAGAAGAAGAAGGACATTTTCCTTTTGAAATTCATTCTAAGGGAATTAAGTCAGGTAATATTAAAATCGACACGACTACCAGCAGTCAGTATGCCAGCGCATTGCTTATGGCATCTGTAATGAATGGCATGAATGTGGAACTTACGGGTTCAAGAGTGGACGGTGCCTATATTAAGATTACAACAAATATGCTTAAGCAGTTTGACATTGATTTTGATAGAGAAGGCAATACATATATAATAAAGAAGCAAAGCTATATTTGTAATGTATATAATGTTGAACCGGATATGTCTGCTGCATGTTATTTTTATGCTATGGCAGCTATTCTTGGTGTTAAATCTATTGTTAAGGGAATACATAAAGATTCAATGCAGGGGGATATTAAGTTTATTTATGCTCTTGAAAGAATCGGTTGTGTAATAACAGATAAGCCGGAAGGTCTTGAAGTGGATGGAATAAGTGCTGTAGGATATGAAGGCATTGATATAGATATGTCTGATTTTTCAGACCAGGCACTTACAATGGCTGTTGTGGCAGCTTTTGGAAAGACTGAGACAAGAATCAGAAATATTGGTCATATAAGAGGTCAGGAATCAGACCGTGTTCAGGTTATTGTTAACGAACTTAACAGAATGGGATGTGATGCTAAGATTGTAGAAGAAGGCGGTAGTACAGATGTAATTATAACGCCGGGCAAACTTCACGGAGCAGAAATTGAAACTTATGATGACCACCGTGTGGCAATGAGTTTTGCAGTGGCAGGTCTTGCAGTTGATGGAATTGTAATAAAGAATCCAATGTGCTGCAGAAAGACTTTTGAAAACTACTTTGATGTTCTGGAAACAATTGAAAAGGAAGACGAATAG
- the pheT gene encoding phenylalanine--tRNA ligase subunit beta, with amino-acid sequence MNTPLSWIKAYVPELECTDQEYMDAMTLSGTKCEGFERLDADLDKIVVGQIEKIEKHPDADKLVICQVNIGTETIQIVTGAPNVKEGQKVPVVLDGGRVAGGHDGSKTEGGIKIKKGKLRGVPSDGMMCSIEELGSTREFYPEAPEYGIYIFDDSVQVGADAIEVLGLHDSVFEYEITSNRVDCYSVIGIAREAAATFKKPFKAPVTGPVGTDGDVNDYISVEVKDNDLCKRYCAKVVKNVKIAPSPEWMQRRLSACGIRPINNLVDITNYVMEEFGQPMHAYDLDTIADHKIVVRRAEDGENFVTLDGQERELDSGMLMICDGEKPVGLAGIMGGENSMITDDVKDMLFEAACFDGTNIRLSSKRVGLRTDASGKFEKGLDPNNAESAINRACQLIEELGAGEVVAGMVDVYPEKKTETTIKFDPDYVNKLIGFNLTEEQMVSYFPALELKYDPETKLITIPTFRQDLVGMCDIAEEVARFYGYDNIPTTLPSGEATSGKLSYKLRIDEIARRVALYSGFSQGMSYSFESPKVYDKLLLPKDSKYRQSIVISNPLGEDFSVMRTTPLGGMLTSLATNYNRRNKDVRLFEMGNVYLPKELPLKELPDERMQLILGFYGEGDFFTMKGVVEELLEQVGMKKRVHYDAKAGKTFLHPGRQANIVYDGTVIGYLGEVHPTVCENYNMKTRAYIAVIDMPYVYEMSSFDKKYEGIAKFPAVSRDISMVVPKDIPVGKIEEAIESKAGKNLESYSLFDIYEGDQIEDGFKSVAYSIVFRAKDRTLEDSDIQSAMNKILKELESMGIELRA; translated from the coding sequence GTTAATATTGGAACAGAAACAATTCAGATTGTTACAGGAGCACCTAATGTTAAGGAAGGACAGAAAGTACCTGTAGTACTTGACGGTGGTCGTGTTGCCGGAGGTCATGACGGTTCAAAGACAGAAGGCGGAATTAAGATTAAAAAAGGAAAACTTAGAGGAGTTCCTTCAGATGGAATGATGTGTTCTATTGAAGAACTCGGCTCAACAAGAGAATTTTATCCTGAAGCACCTGAATACGGAATTTATATTTTCGATGACAGCGTTCAGGTAGGAGCAGATGCAATTGAAGTTTTAGGACTTCACGATTCAGTTTTTGAATATGAGATCACATCTAACAGAGTAGACTGTTACAGTGTTATCGGTATTGCAAGAGAAGCAGCTGCAACATTTAAGAAGCCATTTAAGGCACCTGTTACAGGACCAGTTGGAACAGACGGAGATGTTAATGATTACATTTCAGTTGAAGTAAAGGATAACGACTTATGTAAGCGTTATTGTGCAAAGGTTGTTAAGAATGTTAAGATTGCACCATCACCTGAATGGATGCAGAGAAGACTTTCAGCCTGTGGTATCAGACCTATCAATAACTTAGTAGATATTACAAACTATGTTATGGAAGAATTTGGTCAGCCAATGCATGCTTATGATCTTGATACTATTGCAGACCATAAGATTGTAGTAAGAAGAGCAGAAGACGGTGAGAACTTCGTTACTCTTGACGGACAGGAAAGAGAATTAGACAGTGGAATGCTTATGATTTGCGATGGTGAAAAGCCTGTAGGTCTTGCCGGAATTATGGGTGGCGAAAACTCAATGATTACTGATGATGTTAAGGATATGCTTTTTGAAGCAGCTTGTTTTGACGGAACTAACATTCGTCTTTCATCTAAGAGAGTTGGTCTTAGAACAGACGCTTCAGGTAAGTTTGAAAAAGGACTTGATCCTAACAATGCAGAATCAGCTATTAACAGAGCATGTCAGTTAATCGAAGAATTAGGAGCAGGTGAAGTTGTTGCAGGTATGGTTGATGTTTATCCTGAAAAGAAGACAGAAACAACAATTAAGTTTGATCCTGACTATGTAAATAAATTAATCGGATTTAATTTAACAGAAGAGCAGATGGTAAGTTACTTCCCTGCTTTAGAGTTAAAATATGATCCTGAAACAAAACTTATTACAATCCCAACATTTAGACAGGATTTAGTTGGTATGTGTGATATTGCTGAAGAAGTTGCAAGATTCTATGGATATGATAACATTCCTACAACTCTTCCAAGTGGAGAAGCTACATCAGGAAAATTATCATACAAATTAAGAATTGATGAAATCGCAAGAAGGGTAGCTTTATACAGCGGATTTTCACAGGGAATGTCATATTCATTTGAAAGTCCAAAGGTTTATGATAAGTTATTACTTCCAAAAGATTCAAAATACAGACAGTCAATAGTTATTTCAAATCCTTTAGGAGAAGACTTTAGTGTTATGAGAACTACACCTTTAGGTGGAATGCTTACATCACTTGCTACTAACTATAATAGAAGAAACAAAGATGTAAGACTTTTTGAAATGGGTAATGTTTATCTTCCAAAGGAATTACCACTTAAGGAACTTCCTGATGAAAGAATGCAGCTAATATTAGGTTTCTATGGCGAAGGTGATTTCTTTACAATGAAGGGTGTTGTAGAAGAATTATTGGAACAGGTTGGAATGAAGAAGAGAGTTCATTATGATGCTAAGGCGGGAAAGACTTTCCTTCATCCGGGACGTCAGGCTAACATCGTTTATGATGGAACAGTTATCGGTTATTTAGGTGAAGTTCATCCAACAGTTTGCGAAAACTACAATATGAAGACTAGAGCATACATTGCAGTAATTGATATGCCATATGTATACGAAATGTCTTCATTTGATAAGAAGTACGAAGGAATTGCTAAGTTCCCTGCTGTATCAAGAGATATTTCAATGGTTGTACCTAAGGATATTCCTGTTGGTAAGATTGAAGAAGCTATTGAAAGCAAGGCAGGAAAGAACCTTGAAAGCTACAGCTTATTTGACATCTATGAAGGTGATCAGATTGAAGACGGCTTTAAGTCAGTAGCATATTCAATTGTATTTAGAGCTAAGGACAGAACATTGGAAGATAGTGATATTCAGTCAGCTATGAATAAGATTTTGAAAGAACTTGAATCAATGGGTATTGAATTAAGAGCATAA